One Helianthus annuus cultivar XRQ/B chromosome 7, HanXRQr2.0-SUNRISE, whole genome shotgun sequence genomic region harbors:
- the LOC110866601 gene encoding cell surface glycoprotein 1-like, giving the protein MREEVEQEKLIRKRKREEKEDAPYVPSPEHVSASLSTPRGKKKAADRKRTTPKIKVSKRPQKIIQPTPQQSPRQPTPPSHSTPPKQPTPQRQPSPISQSTPPPQQPYYTSQDLFGTPPLTQVQPGSSSKGLPIPQDNLLDVDFDFANNSQVLKLEKRIEDVIAENKKLAAESKKIADREKTLAGRVQKLEGENKVLTQKVEAD; this is encoded by the exons ATGAGAGAAGAGGTAGAACAGGAGAAGTTGATTAGAAAGAGGAAGagggaagagaaagaagatgcaccTTATGTACCTTCTCCGGAGCATGTTTCAGCGTCACTATCTACTCCGAGAGGCAAAAAGAAAGCTGCTGATCGAAAGAGAACTACACCAAAGATTAAAGTGTCGAAGCGCCCTCAGAAGATCAT acaaccaacaccacaacaatcACCAAGACAACCTACTCCTCCATCACACTCAACACCACCCAAACAACCTACTCCGCAACGACAACCATCTCCTATTTCTcaatcaacaccaccaccacaacaaccatatTATACTTCGCAAGATCTCTTTGGcacacctccactcacccaagtACAACCTGGTTCTTCGAGTAAAGGTCTTCCGATACCGCAAGATAATCTACTAGACGTTGATTTTGACTTTGCAAACAATTCGCAAGTGTTGAAATTGGAAAAGAGAATTGAGGATGTGATAGCAGAGAATAAAAAGTTGGCGGCTGAAAGCAAAAAGATTGCTGATAGAGAAAAGACTCTTGCTGGTAGGGTGCAGAAGTTGgaaggtgaaaacaaagtgttgacACAGAAAGTTGAAGCTGATTAG